CAGGGAGAGTCGCACGAACGCCGGCACCGCAACGACGGCGATCGCGATCTCCAACCCGCCGACGACCAGGAAGGCGAGTCCGTACGAGTAGGTGCCGGCGACGGTACCGCCGACGAGAAACCCGCCGAGGAAACCGAGACTGCCGGCGAGGTTGAACCCCGCCATCGCGACCCCGCGCTCGCTCTCGTCGGCGAGATCGGTGACCAGCGCCATCGTCGCCGGGGCGACCAGCGCGCCGAGGACGCCCACGGCGACCATGGCGACGGCCGCGATCGCGATCGACGGCGCGGCACCGACTGCCAGAATCCCGACTCCGTAGCACAGCGATCCGACGACGATCGGGATCGTCCGGCCGATCCGATCGGAGAGGGCGCCCATCGGGTACTGCAGGAGGGCGAAGGGTGCGAAAAAGCACGCGAGCAACAGCCCGGTCGTGGCCGCGCCGACGGCGAACGTCTCCTGGAAGTAGAGGGTCCCGACGAGCGCGAAGAAGCCTGCCGTCAACCGATCGACGAACCCGAACGCGTAGGGGAGCGACAGCGTCGGCCGTCGTCGAACGCCGTCGACGAGTGCGCGAGCGGTCCGGCGCTCGCCGGGGGCGCGATCGTCGACGAGGGAGACCAGGCCGCCGACGCAGACGAGCAGGCCGCCGGCCATCACCAGCGGCGCGATCGGGTCGAATTGCGTCAGTCGCCCGCCGACGGGGGCTCCGAGCGCCGCCCCGAGGCCGATCGCGATCCCGGCGGCCCCCATGTTGCGGCCGTGACCTCCGTCGAGGTCCATCAGCATCGTCATGGTCAGCGAGAACGCGCCGATCGTCATCGCACCCTGCAGGACCCGCAGGACCAGCACGCCCTCGAAGGGAACCGAGCCGAGTGCGGGAGCGACGGCCAAGCCGGCGTAGCCGATCGCGCCGGCCAGCGATCCGGTGACGATGAACGGCATCCGGCGGCCCGTCACGTCGCTGGCGAGCCCCCAGACGCCGACGAACGCGACGTAGGCGGCGAACTCCGCGACCAGGAACCACATGCTCGCGTCGAGGGCCGTCTCGGCGAACGGCGACGTCGTCGCGTCCGCCCCCAGCGTCTCGACGAGCGTCGCCACGCCCGGGTAGAGCAACACCTGCGAGAACAGCACCGCGAAGACGACGGCGGCGAGTACGACCCGGTCGCGGTCACTCGACTGCACGAACGGGGCTTGGCGCTACGAGCCTATCAAACCGTCCGTCCCGGACCGCCATACGACGGCCGACGGCGGTGGGTCACGGTTCCGCCGTCTCTGACGCGGTAGGCGGCTCTCGGTCCTCGCCGGTGGCGACCGCGGCCGGCGTCCGATCGCGACGGTAGCGGTGAACGACACAGCCCGCGAGCATCACCAGACTACCCGCGAGCACCGGCGTGGCCACCGAGAGCAGGGCGATTCCGACGGCAAACACCGGCTCGCCGATCGCGGCCGGCAGCGCGGCCGAAAGCGACGCGAGCGTCGGCCCCATGAGAACGACGTTCGCGAGCAGGGCCCCGGCGACGAGAAGCCGGCGCGCGACCCGATCGGCCACGAGGTACAGCGCCGGGACGAGCGTGCCGAACAGGAGCACGTAGTACAGCGGGTACGACGGGAAGTAGACGAAGACCGCGATCAGCGTCGCGTGGGCCGCGACGAGTCGATCGGTCAGCGTCTCCACGCGCGTGTAGACGTAGCCGAGCGGAATCGCGAGGACGAGGGCGGCGAGGACGGACAGCAACGCCGGGTCGATCGCCGGCACCTGCGAGAGCGGCCGCCTGATCGTCACGTAGGTCGCCATCGGGTCGAGGCCGCCGGCGAACGCCTCGCCGTCGCGTCGCGGGAGCAGCGCCTCGAGAAAGAAAGCCCGCGTGCGGTCGCGCCCGAACAGGAGCGCGCCGAGCGCGAGGCCGCCGAGTCCGGTCCCGATCGCACCGGCGATCCCCCGCCACGCCCGGAGTCGCAGGAGCCAGAGTCCGATCGCAGCGGGGAACACCTTCAGCAGCGCCGCCCCGCCGAGGGCGACGCCCGCCAGCGTTTCGGTTCGGTCCGCCGATCCGCCGCTCGGGTTCGCGTCCGCGACGTCACCGGTCGCGGCCTCGAGCAAATACAGGCCGAGACCGACCAGCAGCGCCATCCGCAGGTTGATCTGGCCGTACACCAGCGACGGGACGGTGTGGATCGAACCGACGACGAAGGCGGCGATAAGGAGCCGATCGAGCCTGGCGAGGGGACGGTGGCGTTCGATCCGCCGGACGAGCAGTCCGGCGAACGTCAGCCCGAGGCCGACCTCGATCGCGGTGTGGACGACGAAGCCGGGCCAGAGACCGACGACCGCGAACGGCAAGAACGGAACGAGCGTGATTGGCGGGTAGAGGTAGTAAAAGTCGGGGAATCGTTCGGGTGCGACGGCGTAGACGTCCTCGCCGGCGATGGCGGCCTCGGCGGCGACTCGGTAGACCTCGAAGTTCGCCGCGAGCATGTGCGATCGATCGGCGGCCATGGCGACGAGCATGGCGACGCCGAGACAGACGCCGCTCGCGAGGACGGCACGAGCACCCCTGGTCGGGACGGGACGGGACACGGGTCGAGGATCGAACGGGATCGGTTTGAGCGTGCCGATCCGGATTCGATTGGGGAGCGTTCCGGACGACCGATCGGCGCACAGACCGTCGCGACAGAGAATGACACGCACGACCAGCGGTTTTTGCCGTTACTGAGGCGCATATGAACGTGGAGAAGTATGCATACTAAACATGAGCGACGACGCGAGCGACGGGCCCGACGCCAACCCCCCGGAGCCGGGAATCGGCACACGAAGCGTCCACGCCGGACAGTCCCCCGATCCGGAGACGGGCGCGATGGCACCGCCGATCTACCAGACCACTTCCTACGTGTTCGAGGACGCCGGCACCGCCGCGGATCGCTACGCGCTCGAGGACGACGGCTACATTTACTCCCGGATCGCCAACCCGACCGTCACGACCCTCGAGGATCGCCTCGCCTCGCTGGAAGGCGGTGCGGGCGCGGTCGCGACGGGCAGCGGGATGGCCGCGCTCGACTCCGCGGTATTGATCCTCGCGGAGGCCGGCGACAACGTAGTTTGTTCGACCGACACCTATGGCGGAACCACGGCCTACTTCTCGAAGACGGCGAGTCGGCGAGACATCGAGCCACGGTTCGTCCCCACCCTCGAGTACGACGCCTACGCCGACGCGATCGACGAGGACACCGCCTTCGTCCACGTCGAGACGATCGGGAACCCGTCGCTCGTGACGCCGGACTTCGAGCGCGTCGCCGAGATCGCCCACGACAACGGCGTTCCCCTCGTGGTCGACAACACCTTCGCGACGCCCGCGCTCTGTCGCCCGCTGGAACACGGCGCGGACGTCGTCTGGGAGTCGACGACGAAGTGGCTCCACGGCTCCGGCACGACCGTCGGCGGCGTCCTCGTCGACGGCGGATCGTTCCCGTGGGGCGAGCACGGCTACGACGAGATCGCCGGCCAGAACCACGCCTACCACGACGTCGACTTCTCGCGTGACTTCCCCGAGGCACCGTTCGCCGCGGCGGCCCGGTTCAGATCGCTCCGAAGTCTCGGCAACCAGCAATCGCCGTTCGACGCCTGGCAGACCCTCCAGGGGCTCGAGTCCCTGCCGCTTCGCATGGCGAAACACTGCGAGAACGCGGCGATCGTCGCGGAGTACCTCGACGACAACGAAGACGTCGCCTGGGTCACGCATCCGGGGCTCGAGGACCACCCCACCCACGACAACGCCGAGCGATATCTCGAGGACTACGGCGGGATGGTCGCGTTCGGGCTCGAAGAGGGATTCGAGGCCGGGAAGACCTTCTGCGAGAGCGTCGAACTCGCCCAGTTCCTCGCGAACATCGGCGACGCGAAGACGCTCGTGATCCACCCCGCGAGCACGACCCACGGCCAGCTCACCCCCGAAGAACGGGAGGAAGCCGGCGTCACGGCCGATCTGATCCGGATGTCGGTCGGGATCGAGGACCCCGAAGACGTCCTGGCGGATCTAGAACAGGCGATCGAGGCCGCAACACAGGCGAGCAGTGGGGACGAACGGGATCCATGACGACGAAAGACGCGATCGACCTCGGGGAGTTCCAGTTCGAGTCCGGCGAGTCGATCCCCTCGCTGGAAGTCGCCTACGAGACCTACGGCGAGTTCACCGGCGACAACGCGGTGCTGGTCTGTCACGCGTTGACCGGCAGCGCCCACGTCGCCCGCCGGCCGGACGCGGGCGGCGAAACGGCGGGACAGGCCCGCGCCTGGTGGGGCGACGTCGTCGGCCCCGGGAAAGCGATCGACACGAGCGAGTACTACGTCGTCTGTGCGAACAGCCCCGGTTCCTGTTACGGGACGACGGGCCCCGCCAGCGAGAACCCGGAGACGGGCGAGCCCTACGGCACCGACTTTCCCCCGGTGACGGTCGGCGACTGGACGCGCGCCCAGCGACGGCTGCTCGACGAACTCGGCGTCGGACGGATCCACGCCGTCGTCGGCGGCAGCGTCGGCGGGATGAACGTCCTGGACTGGCTGCGCCGGTATCCCGACGACGTCGAGCGCGCGGCCGCCGTCGCGGCCGCAGTCCGACTCGACGCCCAGTGTCTCGCGCTCGATACGGTCGCCAGGCGGGCCATCACGAGCGATCCGAACTGGAACGGCGGCCACTACTACGGCGGCCCGGAACCCGAGGACGGGCTAGCCCGTGCCCGTCAGATCGGCCACATCATGTATCTCTCGAAGAAGTCGATGGCCCGCAAGTTCGGCCGCCGCTCCGCCGGGCGGGAGGCGGTCCGCGAGGAACCGCCGGACCCGGCGGCCGCCTTCTTCCCCTACCGCGAGGTGGAGTCCTACCTCGACTATCAGGCCGACAAGTTCACCGATCGGTTCGACGCGAACAGCTACCTCTACATGACCCGGGCGATGGACGACTTCGACCTCGCGGCCGGCTACGAGTCGGACGCCGACGCGCTGGCGGCCTTCGAGGGCGAACTGCTCGTGCTGTCGTTTACCGGTGACTGGCACTTCACCGTCGAGCAGGCCGAGACGCTGGCCGAGGCCTGCCGGGAGACCGGCGTCGACGTCGCCCACCACGTCGTCGAGTCCGATCACGGCCACGACGCCTTCCTCGTCGAACCCGAGAAGGTCGGGCCGCCGCTCTCGGAACTGCTCTCGACCGGCCTCGGCGGTCGCACGATTTCGGACACCGATTCCGACACCGACGAGTCGGAATCGTTCGCACCGGTCCACACGAGTCTCTTCTCGGAGTGAGAGCTGTTTTCATACCGTTGTGAGGGAGCGATAGCACGGGACCGACCCGTTATTGGCGGTAGGTTCCCGCTCTCCGCTTTCGATCGCCACTCCGTTCCGGAGAGCGTCGATCGAGACGGACGGGGACGGCGGCGTCGAGTCGAATTCGAAACCGGATCAATAAATCGTGTCGCAACCGGTGCCGCGATCGGCGGCCACGTACTGCTCGACGGGCAGGCCGCCGGATCGGCGGCGGGCGAGCCAGCGCCGGAGGTCGTGAGCGAACAGGACGGGGCTCTCGACGCGGGCGAGTCGGCCGGAGAGTCCCTGCGGTGAGCGGACGAGCGCGATCAGGGCCCACATCGAACCGGCAGCGATCGCACCGGCGGCGGAGAAGGCCATCCCGAGGGACAGGAAGGTCAGTCCGTAGACGAACCCGATCCCCATCGACGGCAGGCTCGTCCCCAGCGGTACGTTCGCGGTCGCGTCACGGAGCGTCGGTGCGAGAAAGACGATCGAGAGCCCGCTTCCGAGCATGAAGACGAAATCTTGCCACATCATCGAAGCAACTTACTCGGTCACGAGTTAATAACTCCCTCGGTCCCGAAATGGGAGCGTATCCCGGACAGACAGCCGGGAAAGACAGTCCAGTGGGATTACGACTGTTCGAGAACACCCCGCTCGAGCAACGTCTCGCGAACCTCGGCCATCGACGTCGCGACGACCTCACAGTTCGGTTCGACCGCCGGTTTCGGCTGAAACCCGATCGAGAGACCCGCCACCTGCAACATCGGCAGGTCGTTAGCACCATCGCCGATCGCGACGGTTTCGCCCATGACGACACCCACGTCGTCGGCCAGGTTCGCGAGTGCGTCGTCCTTGGTTCCCTCGATCAGAGGCCCCTCGACGTCGCCGGTCAGTTCGGTTCCGTCGTCGGTCATCGGCAACCGGTTCGAGACGATGTGGTCGACGGCGACCCCCTCGCGATCGAGGGCCGCCGCGACGCCGCGTTCGAACCCGCCCGTCAGGATGGCCGTCGTGACGCCGGCCTCGTTCAGTTCCGCGATCAGGTCGGCGGCACCCGCCCGGAGTTGGACCTCGTCGAATGCGGCCTCGGCGTCGTCCGCCGGGAGGCCCTCGAGCAGCGCGGCGCGCTCGCGGAGGCTCTCGGCGTAGCCGATCTCGTCGTTCATCGCGCGCTCGGTGATCTCGGTCATGTCGTCGGCGACGTTGCAGCGATCGCCGAGCAACACGGTCATCTCGGAGTCGGAAAGCGTCCCGTCGAAGTCGAAAGCGACGACTGTCATCGCTCGCCGCTTGTCGGGCCCCGAATAAACCAGTTCAGGTTTCGGTCGACGCGGCGCGCGATCGCCCCTCGACCCGAAACGATGGGGCGACGGGGGCGGGATCCCACCCGTC
The nucleotide sequence above comes from Halosolutus halophilus. Encoded proteins:
- a CDS encoding MFS transporter, with translation MQSSDRDRVVLAAVVFAVLFSQVLLYPGVATLVETLGADATTSPFAETALDASMWFLVAEFAAYVAFVGVWGLASDVTGRRMPFIVTGSLAGAIGYAGLAVAPALGSVPFEGVLVLRVLQGAMTIGAFSLTMTMLMDLDGGHGRNMGAAGIAIGLGAALGAPVGGRLTQFDPIAPLVMAGGLLVCVGGLVSLVDDRAPGERRTARALVDGVRRRPTLSLPYAFGFVDRLTAGFFALVGTLYFQETFAVGAATTGLLLACFFAPFALLQYPMGALSDRIGRTIPIVVGSLCYGVGILAVGAAPSIAIAAVAMVAVGVLGALVAPATMALVTDLADESERGVAMAGFNLAGSLGFLGGFLVGGTVAGTYSYGLAFLVVGGLEIAIAVVAVPAFVRLSLNRPDGLGAGGRNDV
- a CDS encoding glycosyltransferase family 87 protein: MSRPVPTRGARAVLASGVCLGVAMLVAMAADRSHMLAANFEVYRVAAEAAIAGEDVYAVAPERFPDFYYLYPPITLVPFLPFAVVGLWPGFVVHTAIEVGLGLTFAGLLVRRIERHRPLARLDRLLIAAFVVGSIHTVPSLVYGQINLRMALLVGLGLYLLEAATGDVADANPSGGSADRTETLAGVALGGAALLKVFPAAIGLWLLRLRAWRGIAGAIGTGLGGLALGALLFGRDRTRAFFLEALLPRRDGEAFAGGLDPMATYVTIRRPLSQVPAIDPALLSVLAALVLAIPLGYVYTRVETLTDRLVAAHATLIAVFVYFPSYPLYYVLLFGTLVPALYLVADRVARRLLVAGALLANVVLMGPTLASLSAALPAAIGEPVFAVGIALLSVATPVLAGSLVMLAGCVVHRYRRDRTPAAVATGEDREPPTASETAEP
- a CDS encoding O-acetylhomoserine aminocarboxypropyltransferase/cysteine synthase family protein; the encoded protein is MSDDASDGPDANPPEPGIGTRSVHAGQSPDPETGAMAPPIYQTTSYVFEDAGTAADRYALEDDGYIYSRIANPTVTTLEDRLASLEGGAGAVATGSGMAALDSAVLILAEAGDNVVCSTDTYGGTTAYFSKTASRRDIEPRFVPTLEYDAYADAIDEDTAFVHVETIGNPSLVTPDFERVAEIAHDNGVPLVVDNTFATPALCRPLEHGADVVWESTTKWLHGSGTTVGGVLVDGGSFPWGEHGYDEIAGQNHAYHDVDFSRDFPEAPFAAAARFRSLRSLGNQQSPFDAWQTLQGLESLPLRMAKHCENAAIVAEYLDDNEDVAWVTHPGLEDHPTHDNAERYLEDYGGMVAFGLEEGFEAGKTFCESVELAQFLANIGDAKTLVIHPASTTHGQLTPEEREEAGVTADLIRMSVGIEDPEDVLADLEQAIEAATQASSGDERDP
- the metX gene encoding homoserine O-acetyltransferase MetX is translated as MTTKDAIDLGEFQFESGESIPSLEVAYETYGEFTGDNAVLVCHALTGSAHVARRPDAGGETAGQARAWWGDVVGPGKAIDTSEYYVVCANSPGSCYGTTGPASENPETGEPYGTDFPPVTVGDWTRAQRRLLDELGVGRIHAVVGGSVGGMNVLDWLRRYPDDVERAAAVAAAVRLDAQCLALDTVARRAITSDPNWNGGHYYGGPEPEDGLARARQIGHIMYLSKKSMARKFGRRSAGREAVREEPPDPAAAFFPYREVESYLDYQADKFTDRFDANSYLYMTRAMDDFDLAAGYESDADALAAFEGELLVLSFTGDWHFTVEQAETLAEACRETGVDVAHHVVESDHGHDAFLVEPEKVGPPLSELLSTGLGGRTISDTDSDTDESESFAPVHTSLFSE
- the serB gene encoding phosphoserine phosphatase SerB — encoded protein: MTVVAFDFDGTLSDSEMTVLLGDRCNVADDMTEITERAMNDEIGYAESLRERAALLEGLPADDAEAAFDEVQLRAGAADLIAELNEAGVTTAILTGGFERGVAAALDREGVAVDHIVSNRLPMTDDGTELTGDVEGPLIEGTKDDALANLADDVGVVMGETVAIGDGANDLPMLQVAGLSIGFQPKPAVEPNCEVVATSMAEVRETLLERGVLEQS